A part of Maridesulfovibrio hydrothermalis AM13 = DSM 14728 genomic DNA contains:
- a CDS encoding NADH-quinone oxidoreductase subunit N, which translates to MNVNPYLFLPELFQFLIIALLFVQTVGSEQMQEKVGVWLPIASAVGVLVAVVSVGQEGLVFNAAYRIDPLSQFFKAAIAVGFFVTVLNATRQPTLDKEKSSDYFLFLALSAWGLMLLASSVELITMYLALELSSYSLYAVIALRADSKGAAEAAIKYILFGAVATALALYGFSYILAGMHTTYLAELVQKTWTFEAAPMAVTGMALFLAGMFYKLALFPFHFWCPDVYEGASNETAAFVATLPKLGAVVILIRLAAMFKPGYDITTLLAVLGALSMTFGNLAALAQTDVKRILGYSSVAHAGYIMIGLVSGTPEGLAAASFYALAYVAMNLTCFWVVSRVAVDGRNLQLSDLDGLHKRAPALAFALAVGAFALVGLPPMAGFMGKLFLFSAGWNHGYNWLIIIAGINTAISIYYYLGLVRHAYTNDASDEVPMPDTSTFSYVGAAFLSILVLGLGLMPSDIFDFALQVGGIMP; encoded by the coding sequence GTGAATGTAAATCCATATCTTTTCTTACCGGAACTCTTTCAGTTTCTGATTATTGCCCTGCTGTTTGTACAAACTGTGGGCAGTGAACAGATGCAGGAAAAAGTCGGTGTCTGGCTTCCGATTGCATCAGCAGTCGGTGTGCTGGTAGCGGTTGTTTCTGTGGGGCAGGAAGGGCTTGTTTTCAACGCCGCCTACCGCATTGATCCGTTGTCACAATTTTTCAAGGCCGCTATCGCTGTAGGCTTTTTTGTGACAGTACTGAATGCTACCCGTCAGCCCACACTGGATAAGGAAAAATCATCAGACTATTTTCTGTTCCTTGCTCTTAGTGCATGGGGCCTCATGCTGCTGGCATCGTCAGTGGAATTGATCACCATGTACCTTGCGCTGGAACTTTCATCCTACTCCCTGTACGCCGTCATTGCGCTGCGTGCCGATAGTAAAGGTGCAGCCGAAGCGGCAATTAAGTATATCCTTTTCGGAGCAGTGGCCACAGCCCTTGCCCTGTATGGATTTTCTTATATCCTTGCAGGTATGCACACCACCTATCTTGCTGAACTGGTTCAGAAGACATGGACCTTTGAAGCAGCACCTATGGCGGTTACCGGAATGGCTCTCTTCCTTGCCGGAATGTTTTACAAGCTGGCACTCTTCCCATTCCATTTCTGGTGTCCGGATGTATATGAAGGAGCGAGCAACGAGACAGCAGCTTTTGTGGCAACCCTGCCCAAGCTCGGCGCAGTTGTAATCCTGATCAGGCTGGCAGCTATGTTCAAGCCCGGTTACGATATTACGACTTTGCTAGCGGTCTTAGGTGCATTGTCTATGACTTTCGGCAACCTTGCCGCACTTGCTCAGACCGATGTTAAACGCATTCTCGGCTATTCATCCGTAGCTCATGCAGGTTATATCATGATCGGGCTGGTTTCCGGCACGCCTGAAGGGCTTGCGGCAGCAAGCTTTTACGCACTTGCTTATGTTGCCATGAACCTGACCTGCTTCTGGGTAGTCAGCCGTGTAGCTGTAGATGGTCGTAATCTGCAATTAAGCGATCTGGACGGGCTGCACAAACGTGCTCCTGCTTTGGCATTCGCCTTGGCTGTTGGGGCCTTTGCGCTGGTAGGCCTGCCGCCGATGGCTGGATTCATGGGCAAGCTGTTTCTTTTCTCAGCAGGCTGGAATCATGGTTACAACTGGCTGATTATTATTGCCGGTATTAACACAGCCATTTCTATATACTACTATTTAGGACTGGTGCGTCATGCCTATACCAACGATGCAAGTGATGAAGTGCCTATGCCGGATACCTCAACTTTCAGTTATGTCGGCGCAGCTTTTTTATCAATACTGGTATTAGGACTCGGCCTTATGCCTTCTGATATCTTTGACTTTGCTTTGCAGGTCGGTGGTATAATGCCTTAG
- the nuoH gene encoding NADH-quinone oxidoreductase subunit NuoH, with the protein MSQIPVELVKLLIALAAIAAFVGLNGLVLVYLERKIAGHVQRRPGPFEVGPHGLLQPLADAVKLIGKQLFTPAGADKLLFWMAPVLSFFPVLLLFLPLPFGPTATGMEMNLGLLLILAFSGLNVLAICLAGWGSNNKWGILGAARGVAQSVAYEIPLLLSVLAIAFQTGSLNLSEIVQGQGGWPWQWNAFVQPLAFIIFFVSALGETNRAPFDLPEAESELTAGFHTEYSGMGFGMFFLAEYANMIVVCSVATALFLGGWQGPFFAGSWWFLLKVYVLLVVMIWLRWTYPRVRFDQLLNINWKWLMPLALLNLLITAFVTKLF; encoded by the coding sequence ATGTCTCAAATACCCGTTGAACTGGTAAAACTGCTCATCGCCTTGGCGGCTATCGCTGCATTTGTAGGGCTGAACGGGCTGGTACTGGTTTATCTCGAACGTAAGATTGCCGGACATGTCCAGCGTAGACCCGGACCTTTCGAGGTCGGCCCGCATGGGCTTTTGCAGCCGCTGGCTGACGCCGTCAAACTTATCGGTAAACAGCTTTTTACTCCTGCTGGAGCGGATAAGCTGCTCTTCTGGATGGCGCCGGTGCTGTCATTCTTTCCGGTGCTGCTTCTTTTTTTACCCCTTCCTTTCGGCCCGACAGCGACTGGAATGGAAATGAATCTCGGATTGCTGCTCATTCTGGCCTTTTCAGGGTTAAATGTACTGGCAATCTGTCTTGCAGGTTGGGGATCTAATAACAAGTGGGGAATTCTCGGCGCGGCTAGAGGAGTTGCTCAGTCTGTTGCCTATGAAATACCGCTTCTTCTTTCTGTGCTGGCGATTGCGTTTCAGACCGGAAGCCTCAATCTTTCTGAAATCGTTCAGGGGCAGGGCGGATGGCCGTGGCAGTGGAATGCTTTTGTTCAGCCGTTGGCCTTTATCATCTTTTTTGTAAGTGCTCTCGGCGAAACCAACCGTGCACCTTTTGACCTTCCAGAAGCGGAAAGTGAGCTTACCGCAGGATTCCATACTGAGTATTCGGGCATGGGGTTCGGTATGTTCTTTCTGGCTGAGTATGCCAACATGATTGTGGTCTGTTCTGTTGCTACGGCCCTTTTTCTGGGTGGCTGGCAGGGGCCTTTTTTTGCAGGTTCATGGTGGTTTCTCCTTAAAGTTTATGTCTTGCTGGTGGTGATGATCTGGCTGCGCTGGACCTATCCCAGAGTCCGTTTTGATCAGCTTTTGAATATAAATTGGAAGTGGCTGATGCCGCTTGCTCTGCTCAATTTGCTGATCACAGCATTTGTAACCAAACTTTTTTAA
- a CDS encoding complex I subunit 4 family protein, translating to MQEVAYPVLTSLVFFPLLAAFGLFFFRGDNAVRIYSLVVSVIELALSYPLFAGFKLESAAFQFVERFSWVQKWGIEYYLGTDGISFLMVVLTIAVLPLCVLCSWTYITTRVKEFHFCLLFMTAACVGVFTALDLVLFYVFWEAMLIPMYLLIAVWGGPEKRYASLKFFLYTLAGSALLLVAIVAFRVAGGTFAIPELMEKTFSFGFQFWAFLALALAFAIKVPMFPFHTWLPAAHVQAPTAGSVILASVLLKMGTYGFLRFNLPLTPAASEYFAPAMIAISIAGIIYGGVVALGQDDVKKVIAYSSVGHMGFVTLGIFLFNMRGLEGALFQMLNHGITTGGLFMLIGVIYERSHSRDINDNLGLGKYMPGYMFFWGLFALSSFGFPGTNSFVGEILVFVGAFEHNPWVGALMVPGAMVAAAYMLRISLKLAWGRPSTWNNWSDINLREWTYLLVPAVFVLYIGLAPGLCFKVMDASLAKLSNDVQTKSKLVSIEDERPMEMAWNSLKNIVK from the coding sequence ATGCAAGAAGTAGCTTATCCGGTTCTGACCAGCCTTGTGTTTTTCCCGCTTCTGGCGGCCTTCGGACTGTTTTTCTTCCGGGGCGATAACGCAGTGCGGATTTACTCTCTGGTTGTGTCAGTCATAGAACTCGCACTTTCGTATCCTCTTTTTGCCGGATTCAAACTGGAATCCGCAGCTTTTCAGTTCGTTGAAAGGTTTTCATGGGTGCAAAAGTGGGGCATCGAATATTATCTGGGTACCGACGGTATCAGTTTCCTTATGGTGGTGCTTACCATCGCCGTGCTGCCGCTGTGTGTACTCTGTTCATGGACCTATATCACTACAAGAGTTAAAGAGTTTCATTTCTGTCTGCTGTTCATGACCGCAGCCTGTGTGGGAGTCTTTACCGCTCTTGATCTGGTTTTGTTTTACGTATTCTGGGAAGCTATGCTGATTCCCATGTACCTGCTCATCGCTGTTTGGGGCGGACCTGAAAAGAGATATGCATCTCTTAAGTTCTTCCTCTACACACTTGCAGGTTCAGCACTTCTTCTGGTTGCAATTGTTGCATTTAGAGTCGCCGGCGGAACATTTGCCATACCTGAATTGATGGAAAAGACATTTTCCTTCGGATTTCAGTTCTGGGCATTTCTGGCTCTTGCTCTGGCTTTTGCCATCAAGGTTCCCATGTTCCCGTTTCATACATGGCTTCCGGCAGCTCACGTTCAAGCACCTACAGCCGGTTCAGTTATTCTGGCATCCGTGCTGCTTAAAATGGGTACTTATGGATTCTTAAGATTCAACCTGCCGCTTACTCCCGCTGCCAGCGAATATTTTGCTCCGGCAATGATCGCGATTTCCATAGCGGGTATAATATACGGCGGGGTCGTAGCTCTCGGGCAGGATGATGTTAAAAAGGTTATTGCCTATTCCTCGGTAGGGCACATGGGGTTCGTTACTCTTGGTATATTCCTTTTTAATATGCGCGGTCTTGAGGGTGCTCTTTTCCAGATGCTTAACCACGGTATCACTACCGGTGGTCTGTTTATGTTGATCGGGGTTATCTACGAACGCAGCCATAGCCGCGATATCAATGATAATCTGGGACTTGGCAAGTATATGCCCGGATACATGTTCTTCTGGGGGCTGTTTGCTTTGTCGTCCTTCGGTTTTCCGGGGACCAACAGTTTTGTGGGCGAGATTCTGGTTTTTGTCGGCGCATTTGAGCATAACCCCTGGGTTGGAGCACTGATGGTGCCCGGCGCGATGGTTGCCGCAGCCTACATGCTGCGTATCTCACTCAAGCTGGCATGGGGCAGACCATCTACTTGGAACAACTGGAGCGATATAAATCTGCGTGAATGGACTTACCTTCTTGTTCCAGCAGTGTTTGTTCTTTACATCGGACTGGCGCCGGGCCTCTGTTTCAAGGTTATGGACGCATCTCTGGCCAAGTTGTCAAATGATGTTCAGACCAAGTCCAAGCTGGTTAGCATTGAGGATGAAAGACCTATGGAAATGGCCTGGAACTCCCTCAAGAATATTGTGAAATAA
- a CDS encoding Na(+)/H(+) antiporter subunit D, which translates to MTINGFLHPAVGFIALAMALPFFRGRQWKWLLLIPPIIAIVVVFTATMGTFGVIPYLGNTLILGRVDKLSLVFANVFAIQSLIGMIYALHMDDKAHHASAALYVAGAFGCVFAGDYLTLFIFWELMAVASTFLVWLHRTKTSSASGFRYFLFHMLGGLFLLGGLLLRYSEIGTFAFLPVDPGSVQYYDWLILIGFCVNAAVVPLHAWLPDAYPEATIPGAVFMCAFTTKTAVYVLARGFSGVYALAVAGTFMAVYGVLYASMENNARRILSYHIVSQVGYMVAGIGIGTAMCLNGAVAHAYAHILYKGLLFMGVGTVLYAVGSADLDKLGGLVGKMPWVVLLYMVGAVSISGMPFFNGFVSKTMTITGAAESHHTLLAVGLEIAAVGTFLSVGIKLPYFAFWNKPARTDIKLNPIPKNMYVAMGIAATLCFAQGVYPQMLYMLLPFPVEYQPYTPWHLLQAAMLLAFTGAGFWVMRKVIVPHHGRNLDFDKLYRFIGNGALQVVCRPLAWVDSVWTTVYRVIGLKWLMDSAAGSSWFDRKGIDTVVDGTAYTVRNIGRTSAKIQTGRLQDYLGMAVFIALCIYGLVWYFG; encoded by the coding sequence ATGACAATTAACGGATTCCTTCATCCCGCTGTGGGATTCATCGCTCTGGCAATGGCTTTGCCGTTCTTTCGGGGCAGGCAATGGAAATGGCTACTGCTTATCCCGCCGATAATTGCCATTGTGGTGGTTTTTACCGCTACTATGGGAACATTCGGGGTTATCCCGTATCTTGGTAACACCCTTATTCTAGGACGGGTTGATAAACTGTCGCTGGTCTTTGCCAATGTTTTTGCAATCCAGTCGTTGATCGGTATGATCTACGCTTTGCATATGGACGATAAAGCACACCATGCCTCGGCAGCATTATACGTGGCTGGAGCATTCGGTTGTGTCTTTGCCGGTGATTATCTGACTCTGTTCATATTCTGGGAACTCATGGCGGTTGCATCAACCTTTCTGGTCTGGCTGCATCGCACGAAAACATCCTCGGCTTCCGGCTTCAGGTATTTCCTGTTCCATATGCTGGGTGGACTGTTCCTGCTTGGCGGACTTTTACTCCGGTATTCCGAGATCGGCACTTTTGCCTTTCTGCCCGTGGACCCCGGCTCAGTACAATATTACGACTGGCTGATCCTGATCGGATTCTGCGTCAATGCCGCAGTTGTTCCGCTTCATGCATGGTTGCCGGATGCGTATCCTGAGGCAACTATTCCGGGCGCGGTTTTTATGTGTGCTTTTACCACCAAGACAGCCGTTTATGTGCTGGCCCGCGGATTCTCCGGAGTCTATGCCTTAGCGGTCGCCGGAACTTTCATGGCAGTTTACGGAGTGCTCTACGCGTCAATGGAGAACAATGCCCGCAGGATTTTATCCTACCACATTGTTTCTCAGGTCGGTTATATGGTCGCGGGTATCGGTATTGGTACTGCCATGTGCCTGAACGGGGCAGTGGCCCACGCTTATGCACATATTCTTTATAAAGGTCTGCTCTTTATGGGCGTCGGAACTGTGCTTTACGCAGTCGGCTCCGCTGACCTCGATAAACTCGGCGGGCTGGTCGGCAAGATGCCCTGGGTTGTATTGCTCTATATGGTCGGTGCTGTTTCCATTTCGGGAATGCCGTTCTTCAACGGTTTTGTCAGTAAAACCATGACCATTACCGGAGCGGCCGAGTCGCATCACACTCTGCTGGCAGTAGGGCTTGAAATTGCCGCGGTCGGTACGTTTCTTTCGGTCGGTATCAAGTTGCCGTACTTTGCCTTCTGGAACAAGCCGGCTCGAACGGACATTAAACTTAATCCGATTCCTAAAAATATGTATGTCGCAATGGGCATCGCAGCCACGCTTTGTTTTGCACAGGGTGTTTACCCTCAGATGCTTTATATGCTGCTGCCGTTCCCTGTTGAATATCAGCCGTATACTCCCTGGCATCTGCTTCAGGCAGCAATGCTGCTGGCCTTCACCGGAGCTGGTTTCTGGGTCATGCGTAAGGTTATCGTGCCGCATCACGGACGTAACCTTGATTTTGACAAGTTATACCGTTTCATCGGCAACGGTGCTTTGCAGGTTGTCTGCCGTCCCCTCGCATGGGTGGATTCAGTCTGGACCACAGTTTACCGGGTGATTGGACTGAAATGGCTTATGGACTCTGCAGCCGGATCATCATGGTTCGACCGCAAGGGCATTGATACCGTTGTGGACGGAACTGCGTACACAGTGAGAAACATCGGCAGGACCAGTGCAAAAATACAGACCGGACGTTTACAGGACTACCTCGGTATGGCTGTATTTATTGCGCTCTGTATTTACGGACTTGTCTGGTACTTTGGATAA
- a CDS encoding NADH-quinone oxidoreductase subunit J family protein: MMELLAKIAFAVYTLLILSGGCIAVGAHSLIRAMVGLISSLLGVAGMYMLMAAPFMAFMQILIYVGAVCVLIFFAIMLSRADEHGVESGSKRPGKAALSALTFITPTFVIGYMLVKFQPESINIPIEIPLAAVGKGLLEDYPIAFELISVVLLAAMAGAVLLAYEPKGRKGGKV; encoded by the coding sequence ATGATGGAACTGCTGGCTAAAATCGCTTTCGCTGTCTACACGCTGCTCATCCTGAGCGGCGGGTGCATTGCTGTCGGAGCGCACAGTCTGATCCGGGCAATGGTCGGGCTTATATCTTCGCTGCTTGGAGTGGCGGGGATGTATATGCTGATGGCTGCGCCGTTCATGGCTTTCATGCAGATTCTTATCTACGTGGGGGCTGTCTGTGTCCTGATCTTCTTCGCCATCATGCTCAGCAGGGCAGATGAACATGGCGTTGAGTCCGGATCAAAAAGACCGGGCAAAGCTGCACTCTCTGCTCTGACCTTTATTACTCCAACATTTGTTATAGGTTACATGCTGGTTAAATTCCAGCCGGAAAGCATAAACATCCCTATTGAAATCCCGCTGGCTGCTGTGGGTAAAGGGCTGCTTGAAGATTATCCCATAGCTTTCGAGCTTATTTCTGTTGTCCTGCTGGCAGCAATGGCGGGTGCTGTGCTGCTTGCTTATGAACCTAAAGGCCGGAAAGGGGGGAAAGTATAA
- a CDS encoding monovalent cation/H+ antiporter subunit D family protein, which translates to MTVNTEFITSARVLIPLAITFVAPGLIWFFRNNINRREAVSIWAGILTFISVAALVPDVLNGTIVKFTLFTLFPGVNVSFAADGLAFVFALIASFLWVFATSYNIGYMRTLNEHAQTRYYFCFAVAIFGAIGVAFSANIFTLYLFYEVISVFTYPLVAHHQDDSAFSGARKYMVYLMGTSKLFLLPAMVLTYVLAGTLDFHLGDVAQGIFPADADPTLVTITYVLYIAGLAKAALMPLHNWLPSAMVAPTPVSALLHAVAVVKAGVFSVSRVILSGFGVDLMDKLGLGLPTAYLAAFTIVTASLIALTKDDIKARLAYSTVSQLSYIIIGVAMLTPEAVQGGLMHIAHHAFSKITLFFGAGAIYVATHLKKISLMDGLGRRMPWTFGAFAIASLSMIGVPPVCGFATKWYLAKGAVTIGEWGLLIALLASTLLNAGYFAPIIYRAFFKAPAEGANIEQYSEAPLTMVIPLCTTALISVWLGLYPQTFLNFINVFGKF; encoded by the coding sequence ATGACAGTTAATACTGAATTCATCACAAGTGCGCGAGTCTTGATCCCGCTGGCAATTACTTTTGTAGCGCCGGGGCTGATCTGGTTCTTCCGCAACAATATCAACAGACGTGAGGCTGTTTCCATTTGGGCCGGAATACTGACTTTTATATCAGTAGCCGCACTGGTTCCTGATGTACTGAACGGCACAATTGTAAAATTTACCCTGTTTACGCTTTTCCCGGGCGTAAATGTATCCTTTGCTGCTGACGGGCTGGCCTTTGTGTTCGCACTGATCGCCTCATTTTTGTGGGTGTTCGCCACCAGTTACAACATCGGCTATATGCGCACCCTTAATGAACATGCCCAGACCAGATATTACTTCTGTTTTGCGGTTGCCATTTTCGGTGCCATCGGGGTTGCATTTTCAGCCAACATTTTCACTTTGTATCTTTTTTACGAGGTTATTTCTGTATTCACCTACCCGCTGGTTGCTCATCATCAGGATGATTCAGCTTTTTCAGGGGCGCGTAAATACATGGTCTACCTTATGGGTACATCAAAGTTGTTTCTTCTTCCGGCGATGGTTCTTACCTACGTGCTGGCGGGAACGCTTGACTTCCATCTCGGTGATGTCGCGCAGGGAATCTTTCCGGCTGATGCAGATCCGACCCTCGTAACAATAACTTATGTTCTGTACATTGCAGGGCTGGCTAAAGCTGCATTGATGCCGCTTCATAACTGGCTTCCTTCAGCAATGGTTGCGCCTACTCCGGTTTCAGCACTGCTGCACGCAGTTGCAGTTGTTAAGGCCGGTGTGTTCTCGGTTTCCCGTGTTATTCTCTCCGGTTTCGGGGTGGATCTTATGGATAAACTGGGGCTGGGTCTTCCTACCGCCTACCTTGCGGCCTTCACCATTGTCACGGCTTCGCTCATTGCGCTCACAAAAGATGATATTAAAGCCCGGCTTGCTTATTCAACGGTCAGCCAGCTTTCGTATATTATTATAGGTGTAGCAATGCTGACTCCCGAAGCAGTGCAGGGCGGGCTGATGCATATCGCTCACCACGCATTTTCAAAGATCACTCTGTTTTTCGGAGCAGGGGCCATTTATGTGGCAACGCATCTTAAGAAAATCAGTCTCATGGACGGGCTGGGGCGGCGAATGCCGTGGACCTTCGGGGCCTTTGCCATTGCGTCACTGTCCATGATCGGGGTTCCGCCGGTGTGCGGGTTCGCCACCAAATGGTATCTGGCAAAAGGGGCAGTGACTATCGGTGAGTGGGGGCTGCTTATAGCCTTGCTGGCAAGTACTTTGCTGAATGCCGGATATTTTGCGCCGATCATCTATCGTGCCTTTTTTAAGGCTCCGGCAGAGGGGGCGAATATTGAGCAGTACAGCGAAGCTCCGCTGACTATGGTGATTCCTTTGTGTACTACGGCTCTGATCTCCGTCTGGCTCGGCCTTTATCCCCAGACGTTTCTGAATTTTATCAACGTGTTCGGCAAATTCTAA
- the nuoK gene encoding NADH-quinone oxidoreductase subunit NuoK yields the protein MSPLLMYQLVALGLLAIGLFGIVWRKSLVGMLISVELMLNGAGLSIVASTQLTEAGSATGQIAALFVMGLAAAEATLVLAIIVVVAKRLKSAETDAVSRLKG from the coding sequence ATGAGTCCTCTTTTAATGTACCAGCTTGTGGCTCTCGGGCTGCTGGCAATCGGCCTTTTCGGCATTGTCTGGCGTAAATCACTGGTAGGCATGCTTATTTCAGTTGAGCTTATGCTCAACGGGGCGGGTCTCTCTATTGTTGCTTCAACCCAGCTTACCGAAGCAGGTAGTGCCACCGGACAGATTGCCGCTTTGTTTGTCATGGGGCTGGCTGCCGCCGAGGCAACTTTGGTGCTTGCCATCATTGTGGTTGTGGCAAAGCGGCTCAAGTCTGCTGAAACAGACGCAGTATCAAGGCTGAAAGGTTGA
- a CDS encoding 4Fe-4S binding protein gives MTAIKKIWENVTGLWSLVVGLKVTGKNFADKQITLHYPRETVSEAELEGFRGPLELVGKPKDPAKAKCIACMMCVTACPSKCLTVVKAKAPKPTEAELQAMKEAQERGEKVKKPKAPKEPVKFIYDFSLCSLCGSCVENCPVDSLRYSSNVYFVSTDRKDFTMDLLGRLEKKAQAAESVKAEKTPPEAPEAADVEPSENSTRKD, from the coding sequence ATGACTGCAATTAAAAAAATATGGGAAAACGTGACCGGGCTCTGGTCACTGGTTGTAGGGCTGAAAGTTACGGGGAAGAATTTTGCTGATAAGCAGATTACCCTGCACTATCCCCGTGAAACTGTAAGTGAAGCAGAGCTTGAAGGATTTCGGGGGCCACTGGAACTTGTAGGTAAACCCAAAGATCCGGCCAAGGCAAAGTGTATCGCCTGCATGATGTGTGTGACTGCATGTCCTAGCAAGTGTTTAACCGTTGTTAAGGCCAAAGCTCCCAAACCGACTGAGGCTGAACTTCAGGCCATGAAGGAAGCGCAGGAGCGCGGTGAAAAGGTCAAAAAACCGAAGGCTCCTAAAGAGCCTGTAAAGTTTATTTATGACTTTTCTCTGTGTTCACTGTGTGGATCATGTGTTGAAAATTGTCCGGTAGATTCTTTGAGATATTCATCCAATGTGTATTTCGTATCAACCGACCGCAAAGACTTTACTATGGATCTTCTGGGACGGCTTGAAAAAAAGGCGCAGGCTGCTGAGTCCGTGAAGGCTGAGAAAACGCCCCCGGAAGCTCCCGAAGCTGCTGATGTTGAACCTTCTGAAAATTCAACAAGGAAAGACTGA
- a CDS encoding NADH-quinone oxidoreductase subunit D, whose translation MNTFPEGDFYTNHFEKGAEENTMILNMGPQHPSTHGVLRVILELDGEYIVRAEPILGYLHRMHEKMAEVKTWVQFIPNMGRVDYLHPLAWNHAYVGAVEKLAEIEVPERAEFIRVITSELNRISSHLLWWGAYLLDLGAFTPIMYAFDDREMLMDMMQKPTGSRLTYSSFRIGGVVHDLDDDFITRCKAFVLHLRSRLPMYKDLVTDNIILRKRIEDVGYMDKDMCNRYGATGPLVRGAGVDHDTRTAEPYSVYDRFDWKVPVYHEADAMARYMVRMDEIEESLNIVEQALEMIPDGDYLIKKSPKPTWKAPAGEAYFSAEGARGKIGVHIVSDGSKIPYRIKLRAPGFSNLSLFAECAKGTMLADAVAILGSVDMVIPEIDR comes from the coding sequence ATGAATACATTTCCTGAAGGTGATTTTTACACCAACCATTTTGAGAAAGGTGCAGAAGAGAACACCATGATTCTCAATATGGGGCCGCAACATCCGTCTACGCACGGTGTACTGCGGGTCATTCTCGAACTGGACGGTGAGTACATAGTTCGTGCTGAGCCTATCCTCGGTTATCTGCATCGCATGCATGAAAAAATGGCCGAAGTAAAAACATGGGTTCAGTTCATCCCCAATATGGGCAGGGTCGATTACCTGCATCCTCTGGCATGGAATCATGCATATGTGGGGGCAGTTGAAAAACTGGCTGAAATTGAAGTGCCTGAACGGGCGGAGTTCATCAGGGTCATTACTTCTGAGCTTAATCGCATTTCATCACATCTGCTCTGGTGGGGGGCGTATCTTTTGGATCTGGGTGCTTTTACTCCGATCATGTACGCATTTGATGACCGTGAAATGCTCATGGATATGATGCAGAAACCGACCGGCTCCAGACTCACTTATAGCAGTTTCCGTATCGGCGGCGTGGTGCATGACCTTGATGATGACTTTATAACAAGGTGCAAAGCTTTTGTGCTGCATCTCAGAAGCCGGCTGCCCATGTACAAAGATTTAGTCACTGACAATATCATCCTGCGTAAACGCATCGAAGATGTCGGCTATATGGATAAGGATATGTGTAACCGTTACGGGGCAACCGGACCGCTTGTTCGCGGGGCCGGTGTTGATCATGATACCCGCACGGCAGAACCTTATTCTGTTTATGACCGTTTTGACTGGAAAGTACCTGTTTATCATGAAGCTGATGCCATGGCCCGCTATATGGTGCGTATGGATGAAATTGAGGAAAGTCTCAATATAGTGGAACAGGCTTTGGAGATGATTCCTGACGGGGATTATCTCATTAAAAAAAGCCCTAAACCTACCTGGAAAGCCCCGGCCGGTGAAGCATATTTTTCAGCTGAAGGCGCACGGGGTAAAATCGGTGTTCATATCGTGAGTGATGGAAGCAAAATTCCTTACCGGATTAAACTTCGTGCTCCCGGTTTTTCTAATTTGTCCCTGTTTGCCGAATGTGCAAAGGGCACAATGCTGGCTGATGCGGTTGCCATTCTCGGCAGTGTTGACATGGTAATCCCTGAAATCGACAGGTAG
- a CDS encoding NADH-quinone oxidoreductase subunit C encodes MQVDEKWLESVAPLMVSRLGFEKTGINYNIFLSSEDVPSAAKSMLAREYHLENIDALHVDEGFLITYHYTHFNQPERIVHRVLIPTEEPELPTISDVYQGADWHERECNDFHGVIFSGHPNLIPLLLDPETPNGVLLKDAKSLKPLRDLIDPGKVVFKADGFTLFDKVPED; translated from the coding sequence ATGCAGGTGGATGAAAAATGGCTTGAATCGGTAGCTCCGCTCATGGTTAGCAGGCTCGGTTTTGAAAAGACCGGTATTAATTACAATATTTTTCTTTCTTCAGAAGATGTTCCATCCGCAGCCAAGTCAATGCTTGCAAGAGAATATCATCTGGAAAACATTGATGCCCTTCATGTCGATGAGGGATTTTTGATCACCTATCATTACACTCATTTCAATCAGCCTGAACGCATTGTTCACCGGGTTCTTATTCCAACTGAGGAGCCTGAACTGCCGACAATCTCAGATGTTTATCAGGGAGCGGACTGGCACGAGCGTGAATGTAATGATTTTCACGGGGTAATTTTCAGCGGTCATCCTAATTTGATTCCGTTGCTACTGGATCCCGAAACTCCAAACGGCGTGCTTCTTAAGGATGCAAAATCCCTCAAACCGCTGCGCGATCTTATTGATCCCGGCAAGGTTGTTTTCAAAGCTGATGGCTTCACTCTTTTTGATAAAGTTCCTGAAGATTAG